One segment of Shewanella piezotolerans WP3 DNA contains the following:
- a CDS encoding TorD/DmsD family molecular chaperone: MTSQYGPTATAYFAFKSMVFFPSKTEALNGLIAYLEANNPQSPLLNEAKRFIDDASELEFDFNRMCIGPYKLLVAPYEGVYRSGNHVMNTDETVRVAEFYQHIGLIIDEKFNEPADFIGNELEFLYCVHALASEQKAANNIEAFEELTAIADEFLTKHLGTWITPFCEGIKNHAQHAFWREFASELHLFVTKQMQ; the protein is encoded by the coding sequence ATGACTAGCCAATATGGCCCAACTGCAACGGCTTACTTTGCCTTTAAATCGATGGTTTTCTTTCCATCTAAGACAGAGGCGTTAAACGGATTGATCGCGTATCTCGAAGCGAATAACCCACAAAGCCCTTTGTTAAACGAAGCAAAGCGCTTTATCGACGATGCATCTGAACTGGAATTTGATTTCAACCGCATGTGTATTGGGCCATATAAGCTGTTGGTTGCTCCCTACGAGGGCGTCTACCGCAGCGGCAATCATGTCATGAATACCGACGAGACTGTCAGAGTCGCCGAGTTCTACCAACACATTGGCTTGATCATTGACGAAAAATTCAATGAACCAGCCGATTTTATCGGTAACGAACTGGAGTTTCTCTACTGTGTTCACGCGTTAGCAAGTGAGCAGAAAGCGGCAAACAATATCGAAGCCTTTGAGGAACTCACGGCCATTGCCGATGAATTTCTCACTAAGCATCTGGGTACTTGGATCACTCCCTTCTGTGAAGGAATAAAAAACCATGCCCAACACGCGTTTTGGCGCGAGTTTGCTAGCGAACTGCACCTTTTTGTCACGAAGCAAATGCAGTAA
- a CDS encoding formate dehydrogenase subunit gamma, with the protein MNRAIRLFSFIVISLFVSTAAMAADVATLQPQQWQTIQEHAIPGDIPEIRGMPTQVELLMPASIPEDANETVLGYLGATDSIAFLVFASLFGVIALFIIFIMVNGISRLDKGFSGKMIKRWSGLSISVHWLGAIACILLMLTGLVLTGGRHYFEPSMNAPSWASLVGISSGLHELMAFPFILGYVLMILMWAPKQIPASYDLKWFAVLGGYLNTGKKHHPDAGFANAGEKLWFWVFALFGGAMVLSGLTMMFPETFVVSKNTANTMLLLHIVSTVIISAFSVIHIFMATVMSEGGMSNMTSGYCDENWAKQHHNLWFKELK; encoded by the coding sequence ATGAACAGAGCAATAAGATTGTTTAGTTTTATTGTCATCAGCCTGTTTGTCTCAACGGCAGCCATGGCTGCTGACGTGGCAACATTGCAGCCTCAGCAATGGCAAACTATTCAGGAACACGCAATTCCAGGTGATATCCCGGAAATACGTGGTATGCCAACGCAAGTTGAATTGTTAATGCCGGCATCAATACCTGAAGATGCCAATGAAACGGTACTCGGCTACTTAGGTGCCACCGACAGTATCGCATTTTTAGTATTTGCTAGCCTATTTGGCGTCATCGCACTATTTATCATCTTTATTATGGTGAACGGTATCTCACGTCTAGATAAGGGCTTCTCAGGCAAGATGATCAAACGTTGGTCAGGGCTAAGCATCAGTGTGCATTGGCTAGGCGCTATCGCTTGCATCCTGCTCATGCTAACCGGCTTAGTTTTGACTGGCGGTAGACATTACTTCGAGCCAAGCATGAATGCGCCTAGCTGGGCATCACTTGTAGGGATTTCAAGTGGCCTACATGAGCTCATGGCGTTCCCGTTCATCTTGGGTTACGTATTGATGATACTGATGTGGGCACCAAAACAAATTCCAGCAAGCTACGACTTAAAATGGTTTGCAGTTTTAGGTGGCTACCTCAACACAGGTAAGAAACATCATCCAGATGCAGGCTTTGCTAACGCAGGTGAAAAACTGTGGTTCTGGGTATTCGCCCTCTTTGGCGGCGCGATGGTGCTTTCAGGCTTAACCATGATGTTCCCAGAAACCTTTGTGGTCAGCAAAAATACCGCCAATACCATGCTGCTGCTACATATCGTTTCAACGGTAATTATCTCAGCATTCTCAGTAATCCATATCTTCATGGCAACCGTCATGTCTGAAGGCGGTATGTCAAACATGACCTCTGGATACTGTGACGAAAACTGGGCTAAGCAACACCACAACTTATGGTTTAAAGAACTGAAGTAA
- a CDS encoding 4Fe-4S dicluster domain-containing protein, translating to MSINQKVGFVFRQENCVGCGACTVACQIHNELPENHRFRKVDRYEVQREDGAVDVWLSHSCMHCENPACLMVCPAKAYHVRDDGIVVLDREKCTGCGLCASACPYSAVSIREDDGKADKCNMCVELLDRGMKPACVTGCPVQCIDTGNIDEVLKRPSASKEGIGYGDCITKPNMVIIKERA from the coding sequence ATGTCTATTAATCAAAAAGTGGGCTTTGTCTTCAGACAAGAAAACTGTGTCGGTTGTGGTGCCTGTACTGTCGCCTGCCAAATTCACAATGAACTGCCTGAAAACCACCGCTTCCGAAAGGTCGATCGCTATGAAGTACAGCGCGAAGATGGCGCGGTTGATGTGTGGCTATCTCACTCTTGCATGCACTGTGAAAACCCAGCCTGTTTGATGGTCTGTCCGGCAAAAGCTTACCACGTTAGAGACGACGGTATTGTGGTACTAGACCGTGAGAAATGTACTGGTTGTGGCTTATGTGCCAGCGCCTGTCCCTATTCAGCAGTCAGTATTCGCGAAGATGATGGCAAGGCCGACAAGTGCAACATGTGCGTTGAACTTCTTGACCGTGGCATGAAGCCTGCCTGCGTCACCGGTTGCCCTGTGCAATGTATTGACACAGGTAACATCGATGAGGTGTTAAAGAGGCCTTCCGCAAGTAAAGAAGGCATCGGCTACGGTGATTGCATCACCAAACCTAACATGGTGATTATTAAGGAACGCGCATAA
- a CDS encoding molybdopterin-containing oxidoreductase family protein translates to MKINRRTFLQGVGASSVVGSLSGLVPGIATATERGGAPDKMLKREGKIVYHTCQRNCADRCLLKFTVQNGRMTYVEGASEMKKMGTSPCVKGHAYVQYTYAADRILHPMERAGAKGEGKWRRISWDEAYEKISSRLQQIIKEHGADSILPYSYSGHEGVIGKYGGPSRFFNAVGSRKLDRKVCVFAAYEGLKSVTGTYQGPDPYDNIYTNCYISWGQNETATNVHGIKFINQARDKGAKLLVVNPIRTPIASQADIWLQPKPSTDTHLATGIMKYLIENDLADTKFIEANTIGYQDLLKRVDEMSYDEIEKVTGVPREKMFKFAKVYGESELSVIRLGYGMQRNYNGARMSRAIAMMHAVAGQYGKIGNGFVYDNTQADDSLNYSKGRADHIHPNGDTVGHVNMTEIAKAIHPTNPTAYGKPIKPIKAVINYNGNFVSVAPDSNACRLGAMRDDLFLVVHDFLMTDTAELADIIVPSTTQFEFPDMGTDYNCYHMQTSEKVIEPLGESKDNWIFFKELAAHMGLDHHPEMRVDYEQILRDFLDTEEPAFRHNNITYEQIIKEKFVTVYDQRPYFGDGKYKTPSGKIEFYSEMMKEAGYHPVIDFGLPEDEMIPEEKSLPFRMLSPAIPQRANSSFYNVKYIRNFPAYFAKINTEDAKALGISNNDRVRLSNQRGEAFFVAQVSSQVGRGTVMAPKNNWRRMDPQGKASCTNNLTTDKLTDMGGCSAYHSTNVAIEKA, encoded by the coding sequence ATGAAAATTAACAGACGCACCTTCCTGCAGGGAGTTGGAGCCAGTTCTGTTGTCGGTTCTTTGTCTGGCTTAGTGCCAGGTATTGCCACTGCAACGGAGCGCGGAGGCGCACCAGACAAGATGCTTAAACGTGAAGGAAAGATCGTTTATCACACTTGTCAGCGTAATTGTGCTGACCGTTGTCTGCTGAAGTTTACCGTTCAAAATGGCCGAATGACCTATGTCGAAGGCGCATCAGAGATGAAGAAAATGGGGACATCTCCGTGCGTTAAAGGCCACGCCTACGTCCAGTATACTTATGCTGCCGACCGCATTTTGCACCCAATGGAGCGTGCGGGAGCAAAAGGTGAAGGTAAATGGCGCCGCATCAGCTGGGATGAAGCTTATGAAAAAATCTCTAGCCGCTTACAACAGATCATCAAAGAGCATGGCGCTGACTCCATTTTGCCATACAGCTACTCAGGCCATGAAGGCGTTATCGGTAAATACGGCGGACCGAGCCGTTTCTTTAACGCTGTTGGTTCTCGCAAGCTAGATCGTAAAGTGTGTGTTTTCGCCGCTTATGAAGGGCTCAAGTCTGTTACGGGTACTTACCAAGGACCCGATCCCTACGACAACATTTACACTAACTGTTATATCTCTTGGGGGCAGAACGAAACAGCCACAAACGTACACGGCATTAAGTTCATCAACCAAGCGCGTGATAAAGGTGCCAAGCTATTGGTTGTAAACCCAATACGTACACCTATCGCCTCGCAAGCCGATATCTGGTTACAGCCAAAACCAAGTACCGATACTCATCTTGCAACGGGCATCATGAAGTACCTCATAGAGAATGATCTAGCCGATACCAAATTTATCGAAGCGAATACTATTGGTTACCAAGACCTGCTTAAACGCGTCGACGAAATGAGCTATGACGAGATAGAGAAAGTCACAGGTGTGCCAAGAGAGAAGATGTTTAAGTTTGCCAAAGTTTACGGTGAATCTGAGCTCTCTGTTATTCGCCTAGGCTATGGTATGCAGCGTAACTACAACGGTGCACGTATGTCTCGAGCTATCGCTATGATGCACGCCGTTGCGGGTCAATACGGTAAAATTGGTAATGGCTTCGTTTACGATAACACCCAAGCCGATGACAGCTTAAATTACTCTAAAGGTCGTGCGGATCATATTCATCCTAATGGTGACACTGTCGGTCATGTGAATATGACTGAGATCGCTAAAGCGATCCATCCAACGAACCCAACCGCTTACGGTAAACCCATCAAGCCTATTAAAGCCGTCATTAACTATAACGGTAACTTTGTTTCGGTAGCGCCAGACTCGAATGCCTGTCGTTTAGGCGCAATGCGTGATGATCTGTTCTTGGTGGTGCATGACTTCTTAATGACAGATACCGCAGAACTGGCTGACATTATTGTGCCATCAACCACCCAGTTTGAGTTCCCAGATATGGGCACCGACTACAACTGTTACCACATGCAAACCTCGGAAAAAGTAATTGAACCTTTAGGTGAATCTAAAGATAACTGGATCTTCTTTAAGGAACTTGCTGCTCATATGGGACTCGATCATCACCCAGAGATGCGCGTCGACTATGAGCAGATCCTCCGTGATTTCTTAGACACCGAAGAGCCAGCATTTAGACACAACAACATCACTTATGAGCAGATCATCAAGGAGAAGTTTGTCACTGTCTATGATCAGCGCCCTTACTTTGGCGACGGTAAATATAAGACCCCAAGTGGCAAGATTGAGTTCTACTCAGAGATGATGAAAGAAGCGGGTTACCACCCGGTCATCGACTTTGGTTTACCGGAAGATGAGATGATCCCAGAAGAGAAGAGCTTGCCATTCCGCATGCTATCTCCAGCGATCCCTCAGCGTGCCAACAGTTCATTCTATAACGTGAAGTACATCCGTAACTTCCCAGCATACTTCGCCAAAATTAACACCGAAGATGCAAAAGCACTTGGCATTAGCAATAACGACAGAGTCAGACTCAGCAACCAGCGAGGCGAGGCATTCTTTGTCGCACAGGTTTCAAGTCAAGTGGGTCGCGGCACCGTAATGGCGCCAAAAAACAACTGGCGTCGTATGGACCCACAAGGTAAAGCCAGTTGTACCAACAACCTCACCACCGACAAGTTAACCGATATGGGTGGCTGTTCAGCCTACCACTCGACTAATGTCGCGATAGAAAAAGCCTAA
- a CDS encoding 4Fe-4S dicluster domain-containing protein has product MLDRRSILKMAAGGAMLTLIPSAQLQAKTAGKRLAMVFDVRRCTGCLSCTVSCAMENQTEAGRCRTRVNQAALETSSGLATLAVPNQCNQCDNPPCVDVCPAEATYKREEDGIVVIDHDECIHCQLCVDACPYGARRKDESLETPPEKCNFCIHRVSAGLLPACVETCIGEARSFGDLNDPNSAVSKLVADNKVYAMLAAEGTKPNIFYIGLPEQPQDKQILSLNFLEWQR; this is encoded by the coding sequence ATGTTGGATAGACGATCCATATTAAAAATGGCCGCTGGTGGAGCAATGTTGACTCTCATCCCTAGCGCGCAACTTCAAGCTAAGACCGCTGGAAAAAGATTGGCTATGGTGTTTGATGTTCGCCGTTGCACAGGCTGTCTATCTTGTACTGTGTCCTGTGCAATGGAAAATCAAACTGAGGCAGGCCGTTGTCGAACGCGTGTCAACCAAGCAGCACTCGAAACCAGCTCTGGTTTGGCTACTCTTGCTGTACCTAATCAATGTAATCAATGTGATAACCCTCCTTGTGTCGATGTCTGCCCTGCTGAGGCAACTTACAAACGCGAAGAAGATGGCATTGTGGTGATCGATCATGACGAGTGTATTCATTGCCAGTTATGTGTCGATGCTTGTCCATATGGGGCAAGACGTAAAGATGAAAGCTTAGAGACTCCTCCTGAAAAATGTAATTTCTGTATTCATCGTGTGTCAGCGGGTCTGCTGCCTGCCTGTGTTGAAACCTGTATTGGCGAGGCACGCAGCTTTGGTGATTTAAACGATCCCAATAGCGCCGTCTCAAAACTGGTTGCTGATAATAAGGTATATGCCATGTTGGCAGCAGAGGGCACAAAACCAAATATCTTCTATATCGGCTTGCCTGAACAGCCGCAAGACAAACAAATCTTGTCACTTAACTTCCTCGAATGGCAACGCTAG
- a CDS encoding porin, with protein sequence MRSLKSIVAVAVSLCCVNAYATDNNAELEARIAKLENNAAPSQFKNSQVSLYGSIRPTLSYLDDSQDETWDVRDALSRVGIKASTEFADGWTAIAQGEWSVDIANSGNFGKARQAYAAIASPYGQVGIGKQRPAQYTLVAEYVDIFNHGNSPYAYDHESPFFVDNFVTYQLVTGDFTWMAGAQFDGDKGDDATDMVNLGVGYDIDQLHIGLGYVTQNTVDSNNIEGDDSTFGGVVAYTFSNDLYLAVSYQDKQYNFDAGSMNKDRSGSTLDTALAYPIFDDYKIKLGYFQFKDGIDGETSADYDGFNTTLEWNPLDNVRVHLEYLDKSYDHQENDHAITIGFRYDFNLTWQG encoded by the coding sequence ATGAGATCGTTAAAATCAATTGTCGCGGTTGCAGTAAGCTTATGCTGCGTTAACGCTTATGCCACTGATAACAATGCGGAATTAGAAGCACGTATTGCCAAGCTCGAAAACAATGCAGCACCGTCGCAGTTCAAAAATAGCCAAGTCAGTTTATACGGCTCAATTCGACCTACATTAAGCTACCTAGATGATAGCCAAGATGAAACTTGGGATGTTCGCGATGCTCTATCACGCGTGGGCATTAAAGCCAGTACTGAATTTGCCGACGGCTGGACTGCGATTGCCCAAGGCGAGTGGAGCGTCGACATTGCTAACTCAGGTAACTTCGGCAAAGCGCGCCAAGCCTACGCCGCCATAGCTTCGCCATATGGCCAAGTCGGTATAGGTAAGCAACGCCCTGCACAGTACACCTTAGTGGCTGAATATGTCGATATCTTTAACCACGGTAATAGCCCATACGCGTACGACCATGAAAGCCCATTCTTCGTCGATAACTTTGTCACTTATCAGTTGGTCACGGGTGACTTTACCTGGATGGCGGGCGCCCAGTTTGATGGTGACAAAGGCGATGATGCGACCGACATGGTCAACCTAGGTGTTGGCTATGACATTGACCAACTACATATAGGTTTGGGCTATGTCACGCAAAACACAGTTGATAGTAATAACATTGAAGGCGACGACAGCACCTTTGGTGGCGTAGTGGCTTACACCTTCAGTAATGATCTGTATCTTGCCGTGAGTTATCAAGACAAACAGTACAATTTTGATGCTGGCAGCATGAATAAAGATCGTAGCGGCAGCACCTTAGACACCGCATTGGCCTACCCTATTTTTGATGATTACAAAATCAAACTCGGGTACTTCCAATTTAAAGACGGTATCGATGGGGAAACATCTGCAGATTACGATGGCTTCAACACCACTCTAGAGTGGAACCCGCTCGATAATGTGCGTGTACATTTAGAGTATTTAGATAAGAGCTACGATCATCAAGAGAATGATCACGCGATTACCATCGGCTTTAGATACGACTTTAACCTAACGTGGCAAGGCTAA
- a CDS encoding methyl-accepting chemotaxis protein, producing the protein MTPWRKKLLGFRKSLIASMVAIVALCLIISNWLSYIEIKQNTIANTNEKLTNVVKYESSKIESWFKEKADAIDALAQHYQTGTYRNNFVNAARLSTDVGGVARIYFGFDDGSAYSTETNSKWIDGKAIADKYDPRTRPWYQQGKSSHNLDITDIYIDDGTGHDVISILKNLGDGVVLGDIELTYLSETVKAVHYPGAVTLITDQTGKVLASESQKLVTGTRFSDFGLAQVQQKLLSNDEAMQEYTLDGIDKLAVSKAIPLVNGKKWYLFIALDKSVAYATVNNALYNSIISSSVMLTLAISLLLGVLYLLYRPILSLKEMVTELSTGNGDLTRRLDVKNDDDLGQISAGINRFIENLQTMMLEVLQSSTHIANSVERLKSETEANSAILVAHTTETEQIVTAVEEMSATANDVARNGAETASFTQVTKNQTMESKAVVAEATCTVAQLVQEVESTSSNIEQIDKDTINITQVLKVIGEIADQTNLLALNAAIEAARAGEQGRGFAVVADEVRALAARTQASTAEIELTLNQLREASNAAMVSMDATKNTCIKTAETTEVVASDLDAIGDSVNQINDLNTQIATAAEEQSSVSSEITRNMSAISEMASELAINGETTSSETVNLATANHQLELIVGQFRLK; encoded by the coding sequence ATGACTCCGTGGAGAAAGAAATTGTTAGGATTTAGAAAATCGCTCATCGCGTCAATGGTTGCTATCGTCGCCCTGTGTCTAATTATCTCAAACTGGTTGTCTTACATCGAGATAAAACAAAACACGATTGCTAACACCAATGAAAAACTGACTAACGTCGTTAAATATGAATCCAGTAAGATTGAAAGCTGGTTTAAAGAGAAAGCCGATGCCATCGATGCGCTAGCCCAGCATTATCAAACTGGCACTTATCGCAACAACTTTGTTAATGCAGCAAGACTGTCTACCGATGTGGGCGGCGTAGCGCGGATCTACTTTGGCTTTGACGATGGTAGTGCTTATTCTACTGAGACCAACAGTAAGTGGATCGACGGTAAAGCAATCGCGGATAAATACGATCCTCGAACTAGGCCTTGGTATCAGCAGGGAAAGTCATCACACAACCTTGATATTACTGACATTTATATCGATGACGGTACTGGTCATGATGTCATTTCTATTCTCAAAAACCTCGGTGATGGCGTTGTTCTAGGTGATATTGAGCTCACCTACCTGAGCGAAACGGTCAAAGCCGTTCATTATCCGGGCGCAGTAACATTAATTACCGACCAAACTGGTAAAGTACTGGCATCAGAGTCACAAAAGCTGGTCACCGGAACGCGCTTTTCAGACTTTGGCTTAGCGCAAGTACAACAAAAATTACTATCTAACGATGAAGCGATGCAAGAATACACCTTAGATGGCATCGACAAACTCGCTGTTTCAAAAGCAATTCCATTAGTTAACGGCAAGAAATGGTACCTATTCATTGCGCTTGATAAGTCGGTGGCTTACGCAACAGTTAATAACGCGCTTTATAATTCAATAATCTCCTCCAGCGTAATGCTCACATTAGCGATAAGCCTGTTACTTGGCGTTTTATACCTGCTTTATCGTCCAATTTTGTCGCTAAAAGAGATGGTCACCGAACTGTCTACCGGCAATGGCGATCTCACCCGCCGCCTAGATGTCAAAAATGATGACGATTTAGGCCAAATATCCGCAGGTATTAACCGTTTTATCGAAAACCTGCAAACCATGATGCTAGAGGTATTGCAATCCTCAACTCATATCGCCAACAGCGTAGAGCGCTTAAAGTCAGAAACTGAAGCCAATAGCGCCATCTTGGTCGCCCATACAACAGAGACGGAACAGATAGTTACCGCGGTGGAGGAGATGAGCGCCACCGCCAATGATGTCGCCAGAAATGGCGCAGAAACCGCTTCCTTCACTCAAGTCACCAAAAACCAAACAATGGAGTCAAAGGCCGTTGTTGCAGAGGCAACCTGCACCGTCGCGCAACTGGTGCAAGAGGTGGAAAGTACTTCCAGCAACATTGAGCAGATAGACAAAGACACCATCAACATTACCCAAGTGCTTAAAGTGATTGGTGAGATTGCTGATCAGACTAACCTTTTAGCGCTTAACGCCGCCATTGAAGCGGCTCGCGCAGGGGAACAAGGCCGCGGCTTTGCCGTTGTCGCTGATGAAGTCAGAGCGCTCGCAGCGCGAACCCAAGCCAGTACCGCCGAAATAGAGCTGACGCTTAATCAACTTCGAGAAGCCTCGAATGCAGCGATGGTCTCGATGGATGCGACCAAAAACACCTGTATCAAAACGGCTGAAACCACTGAGGTTGTCGCCTCAGATCTTGACGCTATTGGTGACTCAGTGAATCAAATCAATGATCTTAATACTCAAATCGCTACCGCTGCGGAGGAGCAAAGTTCGGTATCCAGCGAAATTACCCGCAATATGTCAGCCATTAGCGAAATGGCCAGCGAGCTGGCAATCAATGGTGAGACTACTAGCAGCGAAACCGTCAATCTGGCGACAGCGAACCATCAGCTAGAACTGATTGTGGGTCAGTTTAGGCTTAAATAA
- a CDS encoding LysR family transcriptional regulator: MNKIDQLNYNQLKVFIAIYEHGQSHQAANELGMTASGVSRTLKILRDIFKDSLFIRRCSGFVATEKTHQLIPMAKSLVEQYQKIEMQHSVFTPAESGGQFVIHAYDEFVYAVQKVVRDDIQKEAPNLRFDVRVLTHDCSTELANGDMDFVVVYEGFNGKNLNYEMFSETDSLYILAQRDHPIFHQAITLENLSRYTCLEIDNYDDLACPLLVNLCREQDLCMEVEGYTDSLASAMRLLSETDAITLSCNQFTRQFVDMLPGIDYIKLPEELAQKCRIRRRENREIGNYVLFGDTNHSAAFNWVKSKLICGLEREWRIASEA, from the coding sequence ATGAACAAAATAGACCAATTAAATTACAATCAATTAAAAGTATTTATTGCAATATATGAACATGGTCAAAGTCACCAAGCTGCAAATGAGTTAGGTATGACCGCTTCAGGAGTTAGCAGAACTTTAAAAATACTAAGAGATATATTTAAAGATTCTCTCTTTATAAGGCGTTGTTCTGGTTTTGTCGCTACCGAGAAAACCCACCAACTTATTCCTATGGCAAAAAGCCTTGTAGAACAGTATCAAAAAATTGAGATGCAGCATTCTGTATTTACCCCTGCGGAATCAGGAGGACAGTTTGTCATCCATGCCTATGATGAATTTGTTTATGCGGTACAGAAAGTCGTTCGCGATGACATTCAAAAAGAAGCACCCAATCTTAGGTTTGATGTTCGCGTTCTGACTCATGATTGTTCCACAGAGCTTGCCAATGGAGATATGGACTTTGTAGTCGTTTACGAAGGGTTTAATGGCAAGAACCTTAATTATGAAATGTTCTCTGAGACAGACAGCCTGTATATCTTGGCCCAGCGTGATCACCCTATTTTCCATCAAGCTATTACACTTGAAAACCTTTCCCGCTACACCTGCTTAGAGATCGATAACTACGACGATCTCGCCTGTCCACTTTTGGTCAACTTATGTCGTGAGCAAGATCTATGCATGGAAGTGGAAGGTTACACCGACAGCCTAGCATCAGCAATGCGCTTACTCAGCGAGACCGATGCCATCACACTCAGCTGCAACCAGTTTACACGTCAATTTGTCGATATGTTACCCGGCATTGACTACATCAAATTACCCGAAGAGCTAGCACAAAAATGCCGTATACGACGGCGTGAAAACCGCGAAATTGGCAACTATGTGCTGTTCGGAGACACCAATCATTCGGCCGCATTCAACTGGGTCAAATCTAAATTAATTTGCGGGCTAGAAAGAGAATGGCGTATCGCCAGTGAAGCCTAG